In Niallia sp. FSL W8-0635, one genomic interval encodes:
- the pknB gene encoding Stk1 family PASTA domain-containing Ser/Thr kinase — translation MMIGKRISGRYKVLDMIGGGGMANVYLAHDMILDRDVAVKMLRLDYVNDEEFIKRFHREAQSATSLAHPNIVSIYDVGEEGDIYYIVMEYVEGDTLKQYIHKNSPLSVETVIAIMQQITSAIAHAHQNHIIHRDIKPHNILIDKDGKVKVTDFGIAMALSATSITQTNSVLGSVHYLSPEQARGGMANKKSDIYSLGIVMFELLTGRLPFSGESAVSIALKHLQSETPSVRRWNEGIPQSVENIVLKATAKDPFYRYNSMEEMSDDLRTALDIERIDEPKFAIPIDDEATKAIPVITNDGLYKNFDETIVHKNEKEEPGKQQVKEEPKKLEKKEKKKKGKKKGKKIAAIIISTFIALILLIGIVIFVLPDLLEPEDIEIPDVTNLEVEKAKQELEQKGFVVSDTITLNSEDIEIGHVIKTSPSAGSTRREGTEITLYESLGKETVVLSDYVGRNYDDVVKLLEGFKDVDKVEEFDENEPPGTILAQSIDPNEEVVPSETSIEFTISKGAELISIKDLTDYTKKEVNDYVSDVGLTVAFSEEYSDTVEKGLVLSQSPEARTNLKKGAEISVVLSKGKKEVQPKEVMKEISIPYEPTEMTPDGKPVEQTVRIYIGDFNNSMTEPAETFTITENTKKTIYLQIPEGQKGYYRVQIDSVVILDEEVPYPN, via the coding sequence ATGATGATTGGGAAAAGAATAAGTGGTCGGTATAAGGTATTAGATATGATTGGCGGAGGTGGAATGGCAAACGTCTATCTTGCGCATGATATGATTCTTGATCGGGATGTAGCTGTCAAAATGCTAAGACTGGATTATGTTAATGATGAAGAATTTATTAAACGATTTCATCGAGAAGCACAATCAGCAACAAGCTTAGCACATCCGAATATCGTCAGTATTTATGATGTTGGGGAAGAAGGAGACATCTATTATATTGTCATGGAGTATGTGGAAGGCGATACATTAAAACAATATATACATAAAAATTCGCCGCTTTCTGTCGAGACAGTTATCGCAATTATGCAACAAATCACATCAGCAATCGCCCATGCCCATCAAAATCATATTATTCACCGGGATATAAAACCGCATAATATTTTAATAGATAAAGATGGGAAAGTGAAAGTGACAGATTTCGGAATCGCGATGGCTTTGAGTGCGACAAGTATTACGCAAACAAATTCTGTGTTAGGATCTGTTCATTATTTATCTCCTGAGCAAGCGCGTGGGGGAATGGCGAATAAAAAGTCCGATATTTATTCCCTTGGGATTGTGATGTTCGAATTATTAACAGGAAGACTTCCTTTTTCAGGAGAATCTGCTGTTTCGATTGCATTAAAGCATTTACAGTCAGAAACCCCCAGTGTAAGAAGATGGAATGAAGGAATTCCACAGAGTGTGGAAAATATTGTTTTGAAAGCAACCGCGAAGGATCCTTTTTATCGATACAATAGCATGGAAGAAATGTCAGATGATTTACGCACTGCTCTTGATATAGAAAGAATAGATGAACCGAAATTTGCGATTCCGATTGATGATGAAGCAACAAAAGCAATACCTGTCATCACCAATGATGGTTTGTATAAAAATTTCGATGAAACGATTGTTCATAAAAATGAAAAAGAAGAGCCTGGGAAACAACAGGTAAAGGAAGAACCGAAAAAGCTCGAGAAGAAAGAAAAAAAGAAAAAGGGCAAGAAAAAAGGAAAGAAAATAGCTGCTATTATTATTTCAACATTTATTGCCTTAATCTTACTAATAGGAATAGTAATTTTTGTATTGCCAGACTTATTGGAGCCAGAAGATATCGAAATTCCTGATGTTACTAATCTAGAGGTGGAAAAAGCTAAACAAGAGCTAGAACAAAAAGGGTTTGTTGTATCTGACACGATCACCTTAAATAGTGAAGACATCGAAATAGGTCATGTTATTAAAACAAGTCCTAGTGCAGGTAGTACCAGAAGAGAAGGGACAGAAATTACTTTATATGAAAGCTTAGGAAAAGAGACAGTTGTCTTAAGTGATTATGTAGGTAGAAATTATGATGATGTTGTTAAACTATTAGAGGGGTTTAAAGATGTCGACAAAGTGGAAGAGTTTGATGAAAACGAACCACCAGGAACCATCCTAGCTCAAAGTATTGATCCAAATGAGGAAGTAGTGCCGAGTGAAACATCAATAGAGTTCACAATCAGTAAAGGTGCAGAGCTAATTAGTATTAAAGATTTGACGGATTATACGAAAAAAGAAGTAAATGATTATGTTAGCGATGTTGGATTAACGGTAGCATTTTCCGAAGAATATAGTGATACAGTTGAAAAGGGACTAGTCCTATCCCAATCTCCAGAAGCGAGAACGAATTTGAAAAAAGGCGCAGAAATTTCCGTTGTTCTATCTAAAGGGAAGAAAGAAGTACAACCAAAAGAAGTCATGAAAGAAATTTCCATTCCGTATGAACCGACAGAAATGACTCCTGATGGAAAGCCGGTAGAACAAACCGTTAGAATTTATATTGGTGATTTTAATAATAGCATGACAGAACCTGCTGAGACGTTTACAATTACCGAAAATACGAAGAAAACGATCTATCTGCAAATTCCAGAAGGGCAAAAAGGATATTATCGTGTGCAAATTGATAGTGTTGTAATCCTCGATGAAGAAGTTCCGTACCCAAATTGA